The Juglans regia cultivar Chandler chromosome 1, Walnut 2.0, whole genome shotgun sequence nucleotide sequence AATCACATCGCCGAACTACGTAAATATTTGTGTTATGTGATTGATTGTTtctttacttttacttttacttttatattatcGTTTTCATAACAAAGAGTGGGCTCAagatatttattcattaattatagTGTCTTGTTAACACTTTTCCCTCTTCTAGTCCTCTTTATTCTTCGTCCTGTATGAGAAATTTTTGCTTTATTTGGATTTCTTCCTCagtagaagagagagaaaggaaaggaaaacctttttattttttattttagatttttaaaaatttttctcctcatcatAAGTCCTCTTTAATTTTCGATTTTGTGtcagttattattattatttttatcaactcTAAGTTTTTCTACTTGTCATTTGTTTGGATACTGAGAAAATCAAATGAATTTATCGAATACATATAAAGAAACCCAAAGGaaatacctaaaaaaaaaaaaaaaaaaatcagagttTGTATACGAAATCCAAGTTCTTAATGCTACCCAAAATCTTAACATCaaattccttttttctttttttataagtaacttcacttcttttttttttaacacattattatttttttctaacacatatcataaaacatcttaaattaaattatttcattgctatttataaattattttaatattatttataaatttttcatctcattttatctcaacatccaaataataCGAAATGTCAAATTAAATGCTCCCGTATTCCACACTTGTTCAGACGTTTATATGTATGTACAAGCACAGGGTCTGTTCGGTGCTCACTGATCATGTAGTCCAATTTCAACATACATGGCCCAAAAACGAATGATGTAGAATGTACACATGTTTCACGGTCAAAGTCATGACTCCCATAGACTGCCTCTTGATCCTTGCCCAGGACTCCATGATGGCCCAATGGATTCCCCCTTCCTTGTGCCCCAATGCTAAGATGATTCTCttcttttaaatcttgaaaatttcgGTAATTATCAATCTCTTGCACAAAAAACTTGCTATGCATCCCTTTGGGTGTGTTTCAATGCATTTGACATatatcaaatagataaattatattcatcatcattatatCATACACCTACTtcgatcttatatatatatatatatatatatataatatatataaagatatatatttctattagCAAGTATATGGCGCAAGGATGATGAGTcgaaaaattcaattagttaaatagaaataaaataaaatagatgtaGTGAGTGGTGTAGGCAGCTGGATAGCAAAGCCCATATGGGGGCTGAAATTGGTCTTTTGCCCCGTGCACACTGCCATGGGGCTTGGATGGACTATCTCTTCAAAGCACACGAATAAACAACGGAAGGTGACAACGCAAGAAATCTCTAGAGCCTTTTTCTCTCTACCAAGTACCGTCGGCATCCTTCTCTACCCAGCTCCACCCAGAGGTGGGTTTGAGCTTCGGCTCCTCTTCCCTCCTTCTGTCCGGCCAATGCCAGAGTTgtctatagtattttttttttccatttatttcgGTGTTTTATGTCCATAACACCAAGAAGCGCCGATCTACTGCCTACCGGCCCCCTACGACCACCACGTGCCACACTAGTAGATTCTCCAACTGCCAATATGTCGGATGGTCGAAGAAAACTGCTCAAAAGAGCAACGCGTGAGGATCACGCGCCACCATGTCAATGAGCGTCTGCAAGTGCCACGAGCGACACCACTGAGATCAGTGGCTTCGGCTCTCTCAAATGCGACCACCACTTTTCTTCCTAGAGTGTCGTGTGACCCACATGCGACACCACAGTTAGTGTTGGTCCTCTGCTAGTGTATCGACTCGTCCTCCAATTGCTATGTCCCTATGTTTATGCTTTCTCTAACCGATAATCAAGATAAAGCGGTCGTGGAAGACTCCTACTATCAGTCCATACAAACAAACTGCAGCACACAATCTCACTATGACTTTTAGTCGCAGTTTAATAGTCTGTTTATCAAACTATTCAAAAATTGCTTCAAGCGGCTTTCCTTTAGTGAAAAAATGGGTGGGAGCCAAATCTTGGCTTCATAtccctcttttttatttttattttcattggtGTTGCTTTTTGTTTACTTTGGGATGATTGTTAGGGACTCTCACCCTATTGAATCTTATATCATGTAACCCTTAGTTTATCTATGAAACTgcttgcttaggaaaaaaaataaaataaaataaaataacggaAGCTGACAGGTGTATTCTCCAGTTCAAGAAGTTCTACACTCGTATGTCCATGGAGATCCTATTCTCTCCTCCCTTTTTGGTCCTCACTCAATGGCACACATCAACAACCAACGTACGTAGTACTGATTTGCAAGTCCTCAAGTCTATTTGGAAGTCTCCTTCGCCTTATCTTCTCTTACGTAAGTACGAGTTCTAAATTCGTCTAACAAAAAATTTAACAGATTAGCTTGAACCCCATCTAACTTAACAAACATTATCCCCCACATTATTTTGACTACCGAATTCGCCAGCAAAAACTTAAACAGCATTCCTTTTATAGGAAGACAAGCAGACCTCTACAAAGTTATTACCCATCTATGTCTACATGCAGAAAAGATAAAAcgaaagaaccaaaaaaaagaacaagaaaaaaagaaaaagaaaacagatggGGAGGAAAAGAACTGAGGAAAGAAGAATGACATgtaacaaaaggaaaagaaacaacTCCAAACAGCGCCTCTAAATAGGTTGCCATATGCACCAATGAACTTATCTTTATTTGTGATCATGCGATCGCTAGGGCAGCCTTCCCTGTAGAATAAAGAGGCAAATGCATTGTCACCTTTCGCCTATTATCGTGCCAAGAAGACCTTTTCCATCACACATTGGCTTTTTCTTCAACACTCCCCTTctcttctgttttcttttcttcagaTGCATCATCGTTTTTTGCCTCTTTAGCTGCTTTAGTTTCAAGTGCTTCCTGTGTTTCGGCCTTCTCTTCTGTTTTCTCGTTGGTTTGGGTTTCAGCCTCATTGGCAACATCTGGGTCTTCTGTTTTCTTGTCCTCGGATGTTTCATTTGTTTTGTCCTCTGCAGCTGCCTGTGTTTCGGCCTTCTCTTCTGTTTTCTCGTTGGTTTGGGTTTCAGCCTCATTGGCAACATCTGGGTCTTCTGTTTTCTTGTCCTCGGATGTTTCATTTGTTTTGTCCTCTGCAGCTGCCTGTGTTTCGGCCTTCTCTTCTGTTTTCTCGTTGGTTTGGGTTTCAGCCTCATTGGCAACATCTGGGTCTTCTGTTTTCTTGTCCTCGGATGTTTCATTTGTTTTGTCCTCTGCAGCTGCCTGTGTTTCGGCCTTCTCTTCTGTTTTCTCGTTGGTTTGGGTTTCAGCCTCATTGGCAACATCTGGGTCTTCTGTTTTCTTGTCCTCGGATGTTTCATTTGTTTTGTCCTCTGCAGCTGCCTGTGTTTCGGCCTTCTCTTCTGTTTTCTCGTTGGTTTGGGTTTCAGCCTCCTTAGGAGCATCAGCAACATCTGGGTCTTGTGTTTTCTTGTCCTCGGATGTTTCATCAGTTTTGCCCTCTGCAGCTGGTGCCGTTTCAGTTGTTTTCTCTGTTTCGGCGGCCTTCTCGAGGGCATCATTGTCAGGGACGGCGATCTGTTCTaccaaaatttcagatttctcaACCTCCGAAAGCTTGGTCTCAGATTCATCTGTTGGTTCTTTTGTCACTGATAATTCTTCTTGTTTTAGTACTGGCTCCACTGCAGGTTTACCATCAGTTGAACCCTTCCCTTCTTCATTCTGCAAGtcaataaaaagacaaaaagaattACTCCAGAGGCTATGGAAGAAAATGTCATCAATAATCTCCTGTGATATATAATCATTAGGTCTTAAAAATTCTACAGTGCACCAATCAAcagccaaacaaaaaaatagaatctaaaTCATATGCCTGCAAATCAAACTATATGATTTTGAAGCTGAGGAAATAAAGATCAGAAATTCAATGGTCATCACCAACCACTTGACAAATCTCGTGCAAGGGGTCCCATTTTTATCAAATCAATAATACTCCCAACACAAACAGTACAAAATGgtcttaaaattaatttggtaCATTCACCTAAACCAGGTTCAGGCCTTATTACGTCCCCACCAACTGGGCATGTCCTTGTATCATGTTTATCAACAATCATTTTCAATGCACTCAAAGTCCAGCTTTAGTACATTGAGTATGAGTTGCTGAATCTGTCTAATTTTGCCATCCAAGTTGATTTACTTATAATCTGCCTCTCCACTTATCATATGCTAATATTACTTCAAATATACCTCAAAAATGGCAAAAGAGAAATGCCACTACGCTTCACTCACTTTATCTATTGTGGTACTACAAAATGGTGTCGCTTGgcttattaaaataattgaaaaaatatatattcaaaataaaataacgtccaaaaacacaaaaagaagaagattaaaATCCGAAATTCCATCTatccttttatgtttgtaccacattaagatgataaaatgagTGGTATAAATTAGAGGGCATGGTAGCattaaatggaaaattttaaaatgaagtaCGAAGTTTGTGCGCAACTTCCCATGGTAAAATGAAACACAAATCCCCACTTTGGTTGAAGAGGAGATGAAGACACGCACAAGAAAGCTTTGAAAAGGCAGACAGATCTCATGGCTTGCCCTTCACAAAGGGTACGGCAGCATGAACCAACCGCGTAACTGCGCAGAAAATATCCAAATGGGGATCCAAAGAAGCGGGTGGGGCTCCACACTAGGACACGCTTCTTTGTCGTGAAATCAAAGATGTGATTCAATCATGAATATACCTAATATCGATTCTCTACCACTAAAAGATTCTAACCAAAGCAATCAACATGATGAAATCCGTCGCCGGCCTTGgcctgaaatttttttttttttggactcgCGAAtttgacacaaaatcaataaattaattttttttttttaaaaaaactgatcCGCTTAATTAAATAGATCATATTAAAGTTGACTTAAATATGAGACTTTACACAATTTAAACCAGACACATGACATTCAAAACTGATAATTTTAGTCACAAACGTAATAtgcaattaatatgaaaataatggaTAAGGTTTGAGCGATTTGatccatataattatataatattattaaaattaactcATATacaattgaatttttcttgtcTCATCAAAATAGCGAATTacaaacaacattttttttttttttaaaagttaactttgagggaagaaatattaaaaattatattaattataaaagaaatgatttgtacaaatctcaaatagacaagtcttatATAAGtcattgtaaaaaagtagatttcatctaaaaaaaaattattctttattaatgagactcattgttttataaaatgcttatataaaatttatctatttaaaatttgtatttagtattattttaattataaattgacgtgaatAAAATTAATCATGACAGCACttgattatttaaattaaaatatattttataaattaaatcctTAAAACACGCAAATCCCACTTGGATAAGCATGGCGACAAAGAAGTCGGCAAAGCACAAAGATCAAATGGGTCAGCTTCGCCTATGGagtatagttataatgattaattttctttttctgggtATGGTAATGATTAATAAACTAGCACAAACTTCGCTGAAGTTTTCTCGAAATCAACAGCTAGCACTCTGTTTGGGACTCCAGAAAATGTTGTGGCCCATCGTGTTTTAAGATTATTACAAGGATTCGAAGATCAAAGCATGAGGAAAATATAATCTTTCAATGATCTTTCGTTTTCGTTCAGTTTATTGACAACCAAAGGGAACCAGAGAGATGAAATTCAATGACTAATCGATCGACCAGATAAAAGCATATTAAGGAACTACCTAGTTTGAAAACGCAACAACGATTTGTGTTTCTTGGACCAAGAAACTAGAGAAACAGAAACCAGACAGATCGCCAATCTTCAAAAGCTAAAATTTACAGACTTCTATGGGGcagtttaaggaaaaaaaagaaagttttaaaCCAAAAAAGGGAACGAAAGCGGGAGGGATTTTCACTTCCGTGACAGAAGTCAGAAGCAACAAAAAACCATTTCCAAGAACGTCAAACCAGATGAGATcagagatttttatttctttatttgcttatttatggAACTTcgtgaaaaagaaggaaattaaatttgaaaacatgattaCCTCCTTGAACAAGTGGCTGAGAGAACGGCGCTTGATATCTTGGTCGTCAACTTTGTCATCATCAACAATCTCCTTGACCTTATGATCATCGTCTTCCTCCTTCTTATCAGTCTTCTCAGCCTCCTCCTCGTTAACGCTAACGACAACAACGGCCGCCTCCTTCTCGTTCTTAACCGGTTCTTCAGCTGCACCGGCTTTCTCCTCCTTCACCGGCTCCGGAGCCGACGACTCCTTCAAGACCTTCGGTTTAGTCGCACAccctcccatctctctctctctctctctataaaaaAACTCAGAACTCCTTGctaatttctctctctagaGCTTGTAGAAGGCCAACAGAGAAGGCTTTTTATAAGGAAAGAATTCGGCTGTTGTGTACGAGTTCCGACATTTGTTCTGCGGCAAAGAAATAAACTTTcacaatactaatatatattatatatatagtaaaatgtcattttttttgtttgtaaatgccattttccttttttattttgagggTCACAGCCACAGGCTGTTAATTTTTGGGGGTCACAGTTCTACTGACTGTTGCAATTAGTTAAAATCATAcggaggataaaaaaaaaaaaaacaacaaaaaaaacaaagggaaaCTTGTTCGGATTGATTTGAGGTTTTGAGAACTGAAACATGGGAAGTGGAGATTGCCTGTTAAGAGTTTTCGACAGATTGTTTAGGTGGGTGAAAAAAACATACGGTTTGACCGAGGGACCTCTGGCTGGGGTGGTTTGGTGAGGTTGCGTGTGTGCTTTTCATTTACAGCGAGGCACGTGAATAAAGAAATGATACATGCACATAcagattataaattaatataattttatataatttgtaaaatttattttataataaaaatatttttataatctgatatatcatattaaaatatattaatttataaatttatttttatataattttttatattttaattattattattattattattttatgaatatgaGAAATTGGGATTGGAGGGTTGTGCACCTTTATAATGTGAGTTGGATGTTTTCTGTAAGTGGGTCCGATCCATCCTGGTTGGCATATGGTGGACTATTGGAGTTTGTAATTAGTCATGTGGACCCGCCTTGATGAACATGGGATTAGTGGTCCATTAgccatttaatttaattttttttataaacattccTCTTCTTTTGGTTCAATTATGTGATCCTTTCATGTATTTTTGGTTCAAGAAAATATACTTGTTAGTCtgtttattgatatatatatattgaatatattattaatgtaaaaATGGAAAAACTTCCATATCAtctgctataaaaaaatattgatattttgacattttttatatgtcaatgactctaatattattatctttttgttcttattggattgatattttaatagtttttgtgactatatatatatatatattaaataatgtcTTATGGTCTgatgacataaaaaaaataaaaaataaaaaatagagccATCATGTGGATCGTTTTAAATGGGCAGGGGTTATGCAAGGAgcattaaaatttcataaatgaaatgcaatacattgaatatatataactttgtaATTATCAATAATGATGTTGataaatatgtagaaatatgTTTGGGGTGACCATTCAAATTCAGTTTTAGGATGCTTCCAGATGCAtagatctaaaaaaaatccaatcacCTGCCCATTTGATGACTGTTCTTAATGACTTATTAAGAGATTATTCAACAGTCATCGCTAATATATGTTGTGACGATGATGACAGCGCAACTAAGTTGTCGAACCTAAGgccaatgattaaaaaaaaaatatgcttctTAAAATAATGGCTTTAGGATCTCGTAAAAGGGCATATTCATTTTTACCTGTAATTTTTTTGGAACAGGTCCAATTATACATACAAATTACAAgcatttatacatatataaatatatatatatatatatatatataaagtaatgctaggtacattttttatttggagactGTAATGTAAatctagataattttatttttaaaaatttttaaaattagaaaattatttttcttaaaatgatattttttttcatttaataaaaaatctatacataTAGTCCTTATTTATagactataaataaaatttctcatatatatatatatatatataaatatatattgagttCTTAGAATGTGTGAATTGTCTGCATCTCGCATTCCCATCCTCTGTATTAATTATGAGGATTTGTACAGTTTGATGAACAAATTCGcttaaacttttttttgtattaactAAAGGACAAAAAATACATCGTTACGGGGGACATtgttaattatcatttttcatgactTGGAAAAAATGGAGAATATTCAGTGAGAGTCAGGAACAATATTGCAGAGCTGTGTTGTTTTTGGCCGGCGGAATATGCCGATATCCTATATATGCTTTGGTTTTTGGgattatacatataattatgGGTGATGCTACAGTTGCTGCTAGGAGCTCCTGCTGGAAtacagtattattttatatgtattttatttaaataattttttatatagattttttaatattttaaaatattttaaaaaaataaaataaatttaaaacatcatcaagaaaatattttcttaattagaaagtaaaaaatatatatattaaaaaatactttcttaatcacgaagtaaaataaaaaattataaaaaatattttttaataatattacgattttttttaaaaaatatatatttaaaatagtcatgcTACAGCTCTCGTTGGGCTTTGTTgggcttaacatgtacttttctatgtgtatttttttaatttattttttatatttttaaaaaatattcagaatAGGGTGAGAGCAAAATAAggtgaaggagagagagaatgggtAAGAAGAAATGAGAAGGAAGAGAGAATGAGGCGAGCGAGCTCTTCAAACAAATTTGCCAGGGAAAGGCTGACCACATTATTTTTGAAGACTGACCGTCCAAAGaccatctataatctgacatctgatGACAGCGCATATTATTCAACTGATCGCTTACACGACTAGTTATATTTGATGGTGTTCCaatgaaatgttttaaaatggtcTAAATCAAAGTGTTAATACCATCAGGTTGAGCCATCCCGATAGTTTCATCAAAAATAGGTAACCCTTCTTTATTACGCTTGACAGCGTTCTGAATGGTTTCCTTAgtgtcatttttatatttttaaaaaataaaataaaataaaaatattattaaaaaacacttccttaatcagaaagtaaaaaaaaaaattattaaaaaatattttcttaatcacgaagtagaataaatattattttttatataatatttattctattttgtgattaaaaaaatattttttaataatattataatttttattttatttttttaaaatatttaaaattattaaaaatatctatataaaaaaaactaaaaaaaaatacatataaaaaagtgCTAGAGCCCAACAGATCCCCAGCAGGacatctagcattttcctataatTAAAGAAGGTCGATAAGTGGTGGTGTCCCAATAATTACATCGTGTTGGCCATTACAATTAACCATCAAtttgtttctaa carries:
- the LOC108996348 gene encoding protein starmaker isoform X4, translated to MGGCATKPKVLKESSAPEPVKEEKAGAAEEPVKNEKEAAVVVVSVNEEEAEKTDKKEEDDDHKVKEIVDDDKVDDQDIKRRSLSHLFKENEEGKGSTDGKPAVEPVLKQEELSVTKEPTDESETKLSEVEKSEILVEQIAVPDNDALEKAAETEKTTETAPAAEGKTDETSEDKKTQDPDVADAPKEAETQTNEKTEEKAETQAAAEDKTNETSEDKKTEDPDVANEAETQTNEKTEEKAETQAAAEDKTNETSEDKKTEDPDVANEAETQTNEKTEEKAETQAAAEDKTNETSEDKKTEDPDVANEAETQTNEKTEEKAETQEALETKAAKEAKNDDASEEKKTEEKGSVEEKANV
- the LOC108996348 gene encoding protein starmaker isoform X1, yielding MGGCATKPKVLKESSAPEPVKEEKAGAAEEPVKNEKEAAVVVVSVNEEEAEKTDKKEEDDDHKVKEIVDDDKVDDQDIKRRSLSHLFKENEEGKGSTDGKPAVEPVLKQEELSVTKEPTDESETKLSEVEKSEILVEQIAVPDNDALEKAAETEKTTETAPAAEGKTDETSEDKKTQDPDVADAPKEAETQTNEKTEEKAETQAAAEDKTNETSEDKKTEDPDVANEAETQTNEKTEEKAETQAAAEDKTNETSEDKKTEDPDVANEAETQTNEKTEEKAETQAAAEDKTNETSEDKKTEDPDVANEAETQTNEKTEEKAETQAAAEDKTNETSEDKKTEDPDVANEAETQTNEKTEEKAETQEALETKAAKEAKNDDASEEKKTEEKGSVEEKANV
- the LOC108996348 gene encoding protein starmaker isoform X3 → MGGCATKPKVLKESSAPEPVKEEKAGAAEEPVKNEKEAAVVVVSVNEEEAEKTDKKEEDDDHKVKEIVDDDKVDDQDIKRRSLSHLFKENEEGKGSTDGKPAVEPVLKQEELSVTKEPTDESETKLSEVEKSEILVEQIAVPDNDALEKAAETEKTTETAPAAEGKTDETSEDKKTQDPDVADAPKEAETQTNEKTEEKAETQAAAEDKTNETSEDKKTEDPDVANEAETQTNEKTEEKAETQAAAEDKTNETSEDKKTEDPDVANEAETQTNEKTEEKAETQAAAEDKTNETSEDKKTEDPDVANEAETQTNEKTEEKAETQEALETKAAKEAKNDDASEEKKTEEKGSVEEKANV
- the LOC108996348 gene encoding protein starmaker isoform X2; this encodes MGGCATKPKVLKESSAPEPVKEEKAGAAEEPVKNEKEAAVVVVSVNEEEAEKTDKKEEDDDHKVKEIVDDDKVDDQDIKRRSLSHLFKENEEGKGSTDGKPAVEPVLKQEELSVTKEPTDESETKLSEVEKSEILVEQIAVPDNDALEKAAETEKTTETAPAAEGKTDETSEDKKTQDPDVADAPKEAETQTNEKTEEKAETQAAAEDKTNETSEDKKTEDPDVANEAETQTNEKTEEKAETQAAAEDKTNETSEDKKTEDPDVANEAETQTNEKTEEKAETQAAAEDKTNETSEDKKTEDPDVANEAETQTNEKTEEKAETQEALETKAAKEAKNDDASEEKKTEEKGSVEEKANV